A stretch of the Streptosporangium sp. NBC_01755 genome encodes the following:
- a CDS encoding RtcB family protein — MPKQVANRLISWASDIEPETIKQAARTARLPFIEGHVALMPDAHVGMGATVGSVIPTRGAIIPSAVGVDIGCGMIATETNLTASDLPDDLSELMPLVEQQIPAGVGKGHDDPAVDEALSALNKPHTELTAKQEETVAAQFGTLGSGNHFVEVCLDERDHVWTVLHSGSRGIGNQLATKHIAEAKKLMAQYFITLDDPDLAYLVQGTPQFTAYIRDMLWSQRYAMGSRARMDRVLSAALFGVVGKGDRTRTINCFAGETPVMTSSGVRPIAELSGGVHELLTTDGEWVKAPVQSFGRQKLMRVRLSRNGVEKIVYATPGHRWLLRTHSSGGTRYWEKRPVEVTTAELQQGNRLAWTFAKRPDGMVVGNDGAARGFVFGDGSVTSRNRSRAIFCGDRDLALLHLFEGVGNPPRAYDGMKVISGLPVEWKTSMPSLDSAPSYLYGWRATSSRPCWSQAGISTTCSTRRPRMRPGSAPGNVEEGDVAGVVRRPPAEGSV, encoded by the coding sequence ATGCCGAAGCAGGTAGCAAACCGGCTCATCTCGTGGGCGAGTGACATCGAGCCTGAGACGATCAAGCAGGCCGCCCGTACCGCACGCCTCCCGTTCATCGAGGGACACGTTGCCCTCATGCCCGACGCCCACGTCGGCATGGGTGCCACGGTCGGCTCCGTCATCCCCACCCGAGGCGCGATCATCCCGTCCGCGGTTGGTGTGGACATCGGCTGCGGCATGATCGCAACCGAAACCAACCTCACCGCTTCCGACCTGCCCGACGACCTGTCCGAGCTCATGCCGTTGGTCGAGCAGCAGATCCCCGCCGGCGTAGGCAAGGGACACGATGACCCCGCCGTCGATGAGGCACTGTCCGCGCTGAACAAGCCGCACACTGAGCTCACGGCGAAGCAGGAGGAGACCGTCGCCGCCCAGTTCGGCACCCTCGGCTCCGGCAACCACTTCGTCGAGGTCTGCCTCGACGAGCGTGACCACGTGTGGACTGTCCTGCACTCCGGATCCCGCGGCATTGGCAACCAGCTCGCCACCAAGCACATCGCCGAGGCGAAGAAGCTGATGGCGCAGTACTTCATCACCCTGGATGACCCGGACCTTGCCTACCTGGTGCAGGGCACCCCGCAGTTCACTGCCTACATCCGCGACATGCTGTGGTCGCAGCGGTACGCCATGGGCTCCCGTGCCCGCATGGACAGGGTCCTCAGCGCAGCCCTGTTCGGCGTCGTCGGCAAGGGCGATCGGACTCGAACGATCAATTGCTTCGCTGGTGAGACCCCAGTGATGACGAGTTCAGGTGTACGGCCCATCGCCGAGCTGTCCGGGGGCGTCCATGAGCTGCTCACCACGGACGGTGAATGGGTCAAGGCCCCGGTCCAGTCGTTCGGCCGTCAGAAGCTCATGCGTGTGCGGCTGTCCCGAAACGGTGTCGAGAAGATCGTCTACGCGACGCCTGGCCACCGCTGGCTCCTACGCACGCACTCCAGCGGTGGCACACGCTACTGGGAGAAGCGGCCTGTCGAGGTGACCACGGCCGAGCTGCAGCAGGGGAACCGTCTCGCTTGGACCTTCGCCAAGAGGCCAGATGGGATGGTCGTGGGCAACGATGGAGCCGCAAGGGGCTTCGTTTTCGGCGATGGATCGGTGACCTCCCGCAACAGGTCCCGTGCGATCTTCTGCGGCGACAGGGATCTCGCCCTGTTGCATCTCTTCGAGGGCGTCGGCAACCCGCCACGGGCCTACGACGGCATGAAAGTGATCAGCGGGCTGCCCGTGGAGTGGAAGACGAGCATGCCGTCACTTGACAGCGCGCCTTCCTACCTTTACGGCTGGCGGGCTACATCGAGCAGGCCATGCTGGTCGCAGGCTGGCATTTCTACGACGTGCTCAACCCGTCGACCTCGGATGCGGCCAGGATCGGCGCCCGGCAACGTCGAGGAAGGTGATGTGGCTGGCGTCGTGCGGCGGCCGCCAGCGGAGGGCAGCGTCTGA
- a CDS encoding SDR family NAD(P)-dependent oxidoreductase, translating to MTNSEQTSVLITGGNKGLGLETARRLGELGWTIFLGSRDEGRGQAAADKLTDGGANVVMVPLDVTSDESVTDAVRLVRKHTDQLDVLINNAGASGRAVAPADATAEEIHSVYDTNVYGPVRVTHAFLPLLQAADNPRVVMVSSAVGSFAVVTDPDQPASKMHELAYSSSKTALNMITVRYANALPNIKFNMITPGEVANRKFAATDMNRHTGQLTVTEGTDPIVKLATIDADGPTGIFIDRLGPIAW from the coding sequence ATGACGAACTCGGAACAGACCTCGGTACTGATCACCGGAGGCAACAAAGGACTCGGCCTTGAAACGGCCCGGCGGCTCGGCGAACTCGGCTGGACGATCTTCCTCGGCTCGCGCGACGAAGGGCGAGGACAGGCGGCTGCCGACAAGCTGACCGACGGCGGCGCGAACGTGGTCATGGTCCCGCTGGACGTGACCTCGGACGAGTCGGTGACCGACGCGGTACGGCTCGTCCGCAAGCACACCGACCAGCTCGATGTGCTGATCAACAACGCCGGCGCGTCAGGGCGGGCCGTCGCGCCCGCGGACGCGACGGCGGAGGAGATCCATTCCGTCTACGACACCAATGTGTACGGACCGGTCCGGGTCACGCACGCGTTCCTTCCCCTGCTGCAAGCGGCGGACAATCCGCGGGTGGTGATGGTCTCCAGCGCTGTCGGCTCCTTCGCGGTCGTGACCGATCCGGACCAGCCCGCCTCGAAAATGCACGAGCTCGCCTACAGCTCGTCGAAAACGGCGCTGAACATGATCACCGTCCGGTACGCCAACGCGCTCCCGAACATCAAATTCAACATGATCACTCCCGGAGAAGTCGCCAATCGCAAGTTCGCCGCCACCGACATGAACCGTCACACCGGCCAGCTGACCGTCACCGAGGGCACCGACCCGATCGTCAAACTCGCGACGATCGACGCCGACGGACCGACCGGGATCTTCATCGATCGCCTTGGCCCCATCGCCTGGTGA
- a CDS encoding RNA polymerase sigma-70 factor, whose translation MSGAEEFQELRPLLFSIAYRILGSVSEAEDVVQETWLRFEAAPAQPRSAKAFLSATVTRISIDVLRSARVRREQYIGPWLPEPLLADPYQDPERSAELADSLSMAALVLLERLSPLERAVFVLREVFDFDFPEVALAVARSETACRQLAVRARRHMAAGRPRFEADRKERQELASRFFDALREGDVAALQNLLAADVSMVGDGGGKAPQLTNAVIGAQNVARLLASVFPQMALIGVTGEPHEINGQPGAIFRDRDGKVLHTLALDVLDGQIQTIRAVINPDKLGHVGSVADAWAIDREVRQARRPTQ comes from the coding sequence GTGAGCGGTGCTGAGGAGTTTCAGGAGCTTCGGCCGCTGTTGTTCTCGATCGCCTACCGGATTCTGGGCAGCGTGAGCGAGGCCGAAGACGTGGTCCAGGAGACCTGGCTGCGCTTCGAGGCCGCCCCGGCCCAGCCCCGGTCGGCCAAGGCGTTCCTGTCGGCGACGGTGACCCGGATCTCGATCGACGTGCTGCGCTCGGCCCGCGTCCGGCGAGAGCAGTACATCGGGCCGTGGCTCCCCGAGCCGCTGCTCGCCGACCCTTACCAGGACCCGGAGCGGTCAGCGGAGCTGGCTGACTCGTTGTCGATGGCGGCCCTGGTGTTGCTGGAACGGCTGTCCCCGCTCGAGAGGGCGGTCTTCGTCCTGCGCGAGGTGTTCGACTTCGACTTTCCCGAGGTCGCCTTGGCCGTGGCGCGCTCGGAGACGGCGTGCCGCCAACTGGCGGTGCGAGCGCGACGCCATATGGCCGCAGGCCGGCCCCGCTTCGAGGCGGACCGAAAAGAGCGGCAAGAACTGGCGTCGCGGTTCTTCGACGCCCTGCGTGAAGGCGACGTCGCCGCCCTGCAGAACCTGCTGGCTGCCGACGTATCGATGGTCGGCGACGGCGGCGGCAAGGCCCCGCAGCTGACCAACGCGGTGATCGGAGCGCAGAACGTGGCCCGGCTGCTCGCCTCCGTCTTCCCCCAGATGGCCCTGATCGGTGTGACAGGCGAGCCGCACGAGATCAACGGCCAACCGGGCGCGATCTTCCGCGACCGGGACGGCAAGGTGCTCCACACCCTGGCGCTCGATGTACTCGACGGGCAGATCCAGACGATCCGCGCGGTGATCAACCCTGACAAGCTCGGGCACGTGGGCTCAGTGGCAGACGCCTGGGCAATCGACCGCGAAGTGCGACAAGCACGCCGACCCACGCAATAA
- a CDS encoding lysine N(6)-hydroxylase/L-ornithine N(5)-oxygenase family protein yields the protein MSSPVYDVVGIGFGPSNLALAVALEEEYGSGVNAVFFERQPAFGWHRNMLIEGATMQVHFLKDLVTLRNPASSYSFLSYLQDRGRLVDFINHKTMFPTRLEFHDYLEWVASSFAGLVRYDSEVVAVRPYDDDTLEVVVERGDELHTCLTRNLVIAVGLEPVLPDGVRQGDRIWHTEELLARLESLGERDPGRFVVVGAGQSAAEAVEHLHRTYPSAEVCAVFTRYGYSPADDSPFANRIFDPQAVDHFFAAPGEVKRMLLAYSRNTNYSVVDLDLIDELYRRSYAEKVAGVERLRMLNVSRLLDMDDDGDSARVRMCFLPTGEVSTIEADAVVCATGYRERDPRDLLGEAREHCRTGEMGELLVERDYRVVTDPGQRWGVYLQGATEDTHGIASSLLSMTAVRTGEIVRSIARRSAGVPQGAEP from the coding sequence ATGTCGAGCCCGGTCTATGACGTCGTGGGCATCGGTTTTGGTCCTTCCAACCTCGCGCTCGCGGTGGCCCTGGAAGAGGAGTACGGCTCCGGTGTGAACGCGGTCTTCTTCGAAAGGCAACCCGCCTTCGGCTGGCACCGCAACATGCTCATCGAGGGCGCCACGATGCAGGTGCACTTCCTCAAGGACCTGGTCACTCTGCGCAATCCCGCAAGCTCCTACTCCTTCCTGTCCTACCTCCAGGACAGGGGGAGGCTGGTCGACTTCATCAACCACAAGACCATGTTCCCCACCCGGCTGGAGTTCCACGACTACCTGGAATGGGTCGCCTCCTCCTTCGCCGGCCTGGTGCGCTACGACTCCGAGGTCGTCGCGGTACGTCCGTACGACGACGACACCCTCGAAGTCGTCGTGGAACGCGGTGACGAGCTGCACACCTGCCTGACGCGCAACCTCGTGATCGCGGTCGGGCTCGAACCCGTGCTGCCCGACGGCGTGCGGCAGGGCGATCGGATCTGGCACACCGAGGAGCTGCTGGCCCGGCTCGAATCCCTCGGCGAGCGCGACCCCGGACGGTTCGTCGTGGTCGGCGCCGGGCAGAGCGCGGCCGAGGCGGTCGAGCACCTGCACCGCACCTACCCGTCCGCGGAGGTCTGCGCCGTCTTCACCAGGTACGGCTACTCACCGGCCGACGACAGCCCGTTCGCCAACCGTATCTTCGACCCGCAGGCAGTCGACCACTTCTTCGCCGCCCCCGGGGAGGTGAAGCGCATGCTGCTCGCCTACTCCAGAAACACCAACTACTCGGTGGTGGACCTCGACCTCATCGACGAGCTCTACCGGCGTTCCTACGCGGAGAAGGTCGCGGGCGTCGAGCGGCTGCGCATGCTGAACGTCTCCCGCCTGCTCGACATGGACGACGACGGTGACAGCGCCCGCGTCCGGATGTGCTTCCTGCCCACGGGCGAGGTGAGCACGATCGAGGCCGACGCGGTCGTCTGCGCGACCGGCTACCGCGAGCGCGACCCGCGCGACCTGCTCGGCGAGGCACGCGAGCACTGCCGTACGGGTGAGATGGGCGAGCTGCTGGTGGAGCGCGACTATCGGGTCGTCACCGATCCCGGGCAGAGGTGGGGCGTCTACCTGCAGGGGGCCACCGAGGACACCCACGGGATCGCCTCCTCGCTGCTGTCCATGACCGCCGTCCGCACCGGAGAGATCGTGCGCTCCATCGCCCGGCGCTCGGCGGGGGTCCCCCAGGGGGCCGAGCCGTAA
- a CDS encoding iron-siderophore ABC transporter substrate-binding protein, with protein sequence MRDTMRRLAATGTLLLGLGLVGACAGDGDGEQPAASTSATQAASGFPVTITHKLGTTTIESAPQRIVALGEVDQDTLLALGVQPVAMAELTGIQADGLTPWTAPRISGAKPALLKAGESGFSLEQIAALKPDLILAGGDYYIDKEYANLSQLAPTTAYETGPAEDSWQTVARQVAKAVGKADEGEKLVTDVEAKIDSVKTAYPELAGKKFALTSVFPSGNIGVLKSDTDISVQLFNQFGLVLPEEIRTLPGDGFAAELSMEKIKVLDVDLLLSHYNDDAATQKKIEANKLFAGLDVVRRGSYVPLDLAAFWPLRTPTPLAVPYVIDQVVPEVAKAVGAS encoded by the coding sequence ATGCGCGACACGATGCGCCGCCTGGCCGCGACAGGAACGCTGCTGCTGGGCCTCGGCCTGGTGGGCGCGTGCGCCGGTGACGGTGACGGCGAACAACCCGCCGCGAGCACCTCGGCGACCCAGGCCGCCTCCGGATTCCCGGTCACCATCACGCACAAACTCGGCACCACCACGATCGAATCCGCACCTCAGCGCATCGTCGCCCTCGGCGAGGTCGACCAGGACACCCTGCTCGCCCTGGGCGTGCAGCCGGTCGCCATGGCGGAGCTGACCGGAATCCAGGCCGACGGGCTCACCCCCTGGACCGCCCCCAGGATCTCCGGAGCCAAGCCGGCGCTGCTGAAGGCCGGTGAGTCGGGCTTCTCGCTGGAGCAGATCGCCGCACTCAAGCCGGACCTGATCCTCGCGGGCGGCGACTACTACATCGACAAGGAGTACGCCAACCTCTCCCAGCTCGCACCGACCACCGCCTACGAGACCGGTCCCGCCGAGGACTCGTGGCAGACGGTGGCCCGCCAGGTCGCCAAGGCGGTCGGCAAGGCCGACGAGGGCGAGAAGCTCGTCACCGACGTCGAAGCGAAGATCGACTCGGTCAAGACCGCCTACCCCGAGCTGGCCGGCAAGAAGTTCGCGCTGACCAGCGTCTTCCCCTCGGGGAACATCGGCGTGCTGAAGTCCGACACGGACATCAGCGTCCAGCTCTTCAACCAGTTCGGGCTGGTACTGCCCGAGGAGATCAGGACGCTTCCCGGTGACGGCTTCGCGGCCGAGCTGAGCATGGAGAAGATCAAGGTCCTCGACGTCGACCTGCTGCTCAGCCACTACAACGACGACGCCGCCACCCAGAAGAAGATCGAGGCCAACAAGCTCTTCGCCGGCCTCGACGTGGTCAGGCGGGGCTCCTACGTGCCGCTGGACCTCGCCGCGTTCTGGCCGCTGCGCACGCCGACGCCGCTGGCGGTCCCCTACGTGATCGACCAGGTCGTGCCGGAGGTGGCCAAGGCCGTCGGCGCGTCCTGA
- a CDS encoding DUF2000 family protein, translating to MRRAGGPALRRAPGRGRPARRTAAARPRGPRTRPAHGLEVALYTEELFKTDNDEDNRAAVRAVPSDELRLVGLAVHGPRNGVDKVLKGLALHP from the coding sequence GTGCGGCGTGCAGGCGGCCCAGCCCTCCGGCGAGCACCGGGTCGTGGACGACCGGCGCGGCGAACAGCGGCAGCCCGGCCGCGCGGCCCGCGAACCCGGCCAGCGCACGGGCTGGAGGTGGCCCTGTACACGGAGGAGCTGTTCAAGACCGACAACGACGAGGACAACCGGGCCGCGGTGCGCGCCGTGCCCTCCGATGAGCTTCGCCTGGTCGGGCTCGCGGTGCACGGGCCGCGCAACGGGGTCGACAAGGTGCTCAAGGGGCTCGCCCTCCACCCCTGA
- a CDS encoding NAD-dependent epimerase/dehydratase family protein: MTATTTSEAKLGLLAELGAEGVVMDSLDAMSVGEVVAVARPEAIVHQMTAISMAHAGKPDVKRLDRWFAQTNRLRTEGTDHLLAAAEATGVSHVVAQSNASWNGIRPDGWVTAEEGMVARAGAAAISHVEGVVVAAGGAALRYGGLYGPGATDDQVELIRRRQFPLVVGGTGYSSWVHLDDAASATVLAVEQKAKGVFNIVDDEPATASEWLPYLAECAGAKRPKRVPTWLARLLAGQVTMTTEGRGLSNARAKRELGWQLRYPSWRQGFKEVHQ, from the coding sequence GTGACGGCCACGACCACGAGTGAGGCAAAGTTGGGGTTGCTGGCGGAGCTGGGCGCGGAGGGGGTGGTGATGGACAGCCTGGATGCGATGTCGGTCGGTGAGGTGGTGGCTGTGGCTCGGCCGGAGGCGATCGTGCATCAGATGACCGCGATTTCGATGGCGCACGCGGGTAAGCCCGATGTGAAGCGCCTCGACCGGTGGTTCGCCCAGACCAACCGGCTTCGCACGGAGGGGACGGACCACCTGCTGGCCGCTGCTGAGGCCACCGGGGTCTCCCACGTCGTCGCGCAGAGCAACGCCTCGTGGAACGGTATTCGGCCGGACGGATGGGTGACGGCCGAGGAAGGTATGGTGGCGCGCGCTGGGGCGGCGGCGATCAGCCATGTCGAGGGGGTGGTCGTCGCGGCCGGCGGTGCGGCCCTACGCTATGGCGGGCTGTACGGACCTGGCGCCACCGACGACCAGGTCGAGCTCATCCGCAGGCGGCAGTTCCCGCTGGTAGTGGGCGGTACCGGCTACTCTTCCTGGGTGCATCTGGACGACGCGGCGAGCGCCACAGTCCTGGCGGTGGAGCAGAAGGCCAAAGGGGTGTTCAACATCGTGGACGACGAACCGGCCACCGCCAGCGAATGGCTGCCGTATCTGGCGGAGTGCGCCGGAGCCAAGCGGCCGAAGCGGGTGCCCACATGGCTGGCCCGGCTGCTGGCCGGACAGGTGACGATGACGACCGAGGGGCGCGGCTTGTCCAACGCCAGGGCCAAGCGGGAGCTCGGCTGGCAGCTGCGCTACCCCTCGTGGAGGCAGGGCTTCAAGGAGGTGCACCAGTGA
- a CDS encoding RNA polymerase sigma factor — translation MRSERVPDKKEQRGPPDPRQCFEEIYTAHYPDILAYLRRRTESSDDAADALAETFTIAWRRVEDIPGGHAARLWLYGVARRVLANGRR, via the coding sequence GTGCGGAGTGAAAGAGTCCCCGACAAGAAGGAGCAGCGTGGGCCCCCTGACCCCAGGCAGTGCTTCGAAGAGATCTACACCGCGCACTACCCCGACATCCTCGCCTACCTTCGGCGGCGTACCGAATCCTCCGACGACGCCGCGGACGCCCTCGCCGAGACCTTCACCATCGCCTGGCGCCGCGTGGAGGACATCCCCGGCGGCCATGCGGCCCGCCTGTGGCTGTACGGCGTGGCCCGTCGTGTCCTGGCCAACGGCCGTCGGTGA